The following proteins come from a genomic window of Vicinamibacterales bacterium:
- the infB gene encoding translation initiation factor IF-2, whose product MSTVRIYKVAELLNTTSQEVLALLKKAHGIELKSASSTLEEIVARQFVDRLAKQRGITLPKGDVFSEQASQAVKSAAKSKATAAKKGTAAPEPAKPAAPTLGPPRLIKKAKPVEARPDEHGEEPVEMPAPVDHEVVEHVDHVEHVEHVEPVVAAAEPAPVVEEPVEVAGHPSAPAHAHAHPPATAHEPEREPEPAVAASAATPAPVREKAAGRFVPPSIRLRVEEPGKAPPSAPPLQPKRQLVPQPARVVPPSTKPPQAATGNLARPAGQRPPYGPPRPTSNTAAMLGGPRPLPSQPVRPTTGLPPRPGMPGMRPGGFRPQYQQRPTGRSSSQRRESARPQAPAPAVPPPPITRTITFSEGMTVKDLADRLEIRVKDALKALLDRRLMMTINSAIDLDTAKMLAASFGAEIHTRSFEQEIIEESDKTANPEDLVTRWPVVTIMGHVDHGKTTLLDAIRTTRVAEREAGGITQHIGAYLVSAGEKTGKQIVFLDTPGHSAFTMMRARGAKVTDVVVLVVAADDGVMPQTREAIDHAKAANVKIIVAVNKIDKPGANPETVKRQLTELGLMPEDWGGSTVFVEVSAKKKQNLEGLLEMILLVTEIDDLKANPKRSAIGTVLETKLDRGRGPVATVLVQDGTLRVGDNVIAGPVVGRVRALIDDRGRNIKVAGPSTPVELLGLESLPSPGDSFQAVADPAKARQIATFRQGQAKEKSLGSKGSRMTLESLQAQLAEGGAKELALIIKADVQGSAEVLADTLSKLTDEKTKIKIIHSGVGAINESDVLLASASSAIIIGFNVRPDRNAADVAEREKVDIRHHTVIYHVTDEIKKAMAGLLDPTFKEARIGAATVRETFKVPKIGTIAGCMVNEGVIKRSGDAQARLLRDNVELWTGKIGSLKRFKDDVGEVKTGFECGIGLQGYNDLKVGDVIEVFHMERVAQPA is encoded by the coding sequence TTGTCCACTGTCAGGATTTACAAGGTCGCCGAGTTGCTGAACACCACCTCCCAGGAGGTGTTGGCTCTACTCAAGAAGGCCCACGGCATCGAGCTCAAGAGCGCGTCGAGCACGCTCGAAGAGATCGTCGCCCGGCAATTCGTGGATCGCCTCGCCAAGCAGCGCGGCATCACGCTGCCGAAGGGGGACGTCTTCTCGGAACAGGCCTCGCAGGCGGTGAAGAGCGCCGCCAAGTCGAAGGCCACCGCGGCCAAGAAGGGCACCGCTGCGCCGGAGCCGGCCAAGCCGGCCGCCCCGACGCTGGGACCGCCCCGCCTGATCAAGAAGGCCAAGCCGGTCGAAGCCAGGCCCGACGAGCACGGCGAAGAGCCGGTCGAGATGCCGGCGCCGGTGGACCACGAGGTCGTCGAGCACGTCGACCACGTCGAGCACGTCGAGCATGTGGAGCCGGTGGTCGCCGCCGCCGAGCCTGCGCCAGTGGTCGAGGAGCCGGTGGAAGTCGCCGGGCACCCGTCCGCGCCCGCTCACGCTCACGCGCACCCGCCCGCCACGGCTCACGAGCCCGAGCGCGAGCCGGAACCGGCCGTCGCCGCGTCGGCTGCAACGCCCGCACCGGTGCGCGAGAAGGCCGCCGGACGCTTCGTGCCGCCCAGCATCCGGCTGCGCGTCGAAGAACCCGGCAAGGCGCCGCCGAGCGCGCCGCCCCTGCAGCCCAAGCGCCAGCTCGTGCCGCAGCCGGCGCGCGTGGTGCCGCCGTCAACCAAGCCGCCGCAGGCGGCCACGGGCAACCTGGCGCGGCCCGCCGGCCAGCGTCCGCCGTACGGCCCGCCGCGTCCGACCAGCAACACGGCGGCCATGCTGGGTGGTCCGCGCCCGCTGCCGTCGCAGCCGGTGCGCCCCACCACCGGCCTGCCGCCGCGTCCCGGCATGCCGGGCATGCGTCCCGGGGGCTTCCGTCCCCAGTATCAGCAGCGCCCGACCGGCCGCAGCTCGTCGCAGCGCCGTGAATCGGCGCGCCCGCAGGCGCCGGCGCCAGCGGTGCCGCCGCCGCCCATCACGCGCACCATCACCTTCTCGGAAGGGATGACCGTGAAGGACCTCGCCGATCGTCTCGAAATCCGCGTCAAGGACGCCCTCAAGGCCCTGCTCGATCGCCGCCTGATGATGACCATCAACTCGGCCATCGACCTCGACACCGCCAAGATGCTGGCCGCCAGCTTCGGCGCCGAGATCCACACCCGCAGCTTCGAGCAGGAAATCATCGAGGAGAGCGACAAGACCGCGAACCCCGAGGACCTGGTCACGCGCTGGCCCGTGGTCACCATCATGGGTCACGTCGATCACGGCAAGACGACGCTGCTCGACGCCATCCGCACCACGCGGGTCGCCGAGCGCGAGGCCGGCGGCATCACCCAGCACATCGGCGCCTACCTGGTGAGCGCCGGCGAGAAGACCGGCAAGCAGATCGTGTTCCTCGACACCCCCGGCCACTCGGCCTTCACCATGATGCGCGCCCGCGGCGCCAAGGTGACCGACGTCGTGGTGCTGGTGGTGGCGGCCGACGACGGCGTCATGCCGCAGACCAGGGAAGCAATCGACCACGCCAAGGCCGCGAACGTCAAGATCATCGTCGCCGTGAACAAGATCGACAAGCCGGGCGCGAACCCGGAGACGGTCAAGCGCCAGCTCACCGAGCTCGGACTGATGCCCGAGGACTGGGGCGGCAGCACCGTGTTCGTCGAAGTCTCGGCGAAGAAGAAACAGAACCTCGAAGGCCTGCTGGAAATGATCCTGCTGGTCACCGAAATCGACGACCTCAAGGCCAACCCCAAGCGCAGCGCCATCGGCACGGTGCTCGAAACCAAGCTCGATCGCGGCCGCGGCCCGGTCGCCACCGTGCTCGTGCAGGACGGCACGCTGCGCGTCGGCGACAACGTGATCGCCGGCCCCGTGGTCGGCAGGGTCCGCGCGCTGATCGATGACCGCGGCCGCAACATCAAGGTCGCCGGCCCGTCCACGCCGGTCGAACTGCTCGGCCTCGAGTCGCTGCCCTCGCCCGGGGATTCGTTCCAGGCGGTGGCCGACCCGGCCAAGGCGCGGCAGATCGCCACGTTCCGGCAGGGCCAGGCCAAGGAAAAGTCGCTCGGGTCCAAGGGCTCGCGCATGACCCTCGAGTCGCTCCAGGCCCAGCTGGCCGAGGGCGGCGCCAAGGAACTGGCGCTGATCATCAAGGCCGACGTGCAGGGCTCGGCCGAAGTGCTCGCCGACACGCTGTCGAAGCTGACCGACGAGAAGACCAAGATCAAGATCATCCACTCGGGGGTGGGCGCCATCAACGAGTCGGACGTGCTGCTGGCGTCGGCGTCGAGCGCCATCATCATCGGCTTCAACGTGCGGCCCGATCGCAACGCCGCCGATGTCGCCGAGCGCGAGAAGGTGGACATCCGCCACCACACGGTCATTTACCACGTCACCGACGAGATCAAGAAGGCCATGGCCGGCCTGCTCGATCCGACGTTCAAGGAGGCCCGCATCGGCGCGGCCACCGTGCGCGAGACGTTCAAGGTCCCGAAGATCGGCACCATCGCCGGCTGCATGGTCAACGAAGGCGTGATCAAGCGCTCGGGCGACGCGCAGGCGCGGCTGCTGCGCGACAACGTCGAACTGTGGACCGGCAAGATCGGCTCGCTCAAGCGCTTCAAGGACGACGTCGGCGAAGTCAAGACCGGCTTCGAGTGCGGCATCGGCCTCCAGGGCTACAACGACCTCAAGGTCGGCGACGTCATCGAGGTGTTCCACATGGAGCGCGTCGCGCAGCCCGCGTAA
- the nusA gene encoding transcription termination factor NusA, which translates to MTTNPLMQTIEALAKEKGIEPDVVIQAMEEAVLTASRKFYKGDEDLKAKFNSENGQIELFAVKTIVDEVTNPAKEISMAEAKEIYGEDAEVEVGYQIEFPKRTDVLGRIAAQTAKQVIFQKVREAERENVYAEYNQRVGEVMNGLVKRFEQGDIIVEVGRVEAVLPRKEQSRAESYAQGDRVRAVIRGVSKNAKGPQIVLSRTDPALLIKLFEQEVPEIYDGTVMIRGAVREAGDRAKVAVYSRERDVDPVGACVGMKGTRVQAIIRELRGEKIDIVDFSDDPVQFVMNALSPAKVQRVTIVSDLDKVMEVVVEDSQLSLAIGKKGQNVRLAAKLTGWRIDIKSEEEKRKEVEAEFGAIEAASAEADAPIEGETAAVEGEAVAVEGEPASADVVADEPAAEETK; encoded by the coding sequence ATGACTACCAACCCGTTGATGCAGACGATTGAAGCGCTCGCCAAGGAAAAGGGCATCGAACCCGATGTCGTGATCCAGGCGATGGAAGAGGCGGTGCTGACCGCGTCGCGCAAGTTCTACAAGGGCGACGAGGACCTCAAGGCCAAGTTCAACTCCGAGAACGGGCAGATTGAGCTCTTCGCGGTGAAGACGATCGTCGACGAAGTGACCAACCCGGCGAAGGAAATCTCGATGGCGGAAGCCAAGGAGATCTACGGCGAGGATGCCGAGGTCGAGGTCGGCTACCAGATCGAGTTCCCGAAGCGCACCGACGTGCTGGGCCGCATCGCGGCGCAGACCGCCAAGCAGGTGATCTTCCAGAAGGTCCGCGAGGCCGAGCGCGAGAACGTCTACGCCGAGTACAACCAGCGCGTCGGCGAGGTCATGAACGGCCTGGTCAAGCGCTTCGAGCAGGGCGACATCATCGTCGAGGTGGGCCGCGTCGAGGCGGTGCTGCCGCGCAAGGAACAGTCGCGCGCCGAAAGCTACGCGCAGGGCGACCGCGTCCGCGCCGTGATCCGCGGCGTCAGCAAGAACGCCAAGGGTCCGCAGATCGTGCTGTCGCGCACCGATCCCGCCCTGCTGATCAAGTTGTTCGAGCAGGAAGTGCCCGAAATCTACGACGGCACCGTGATGATTCGCGGCGCGGTCCGCGAAGCCGGCGATCGCGCCAAGGTCGCGGTCTACTCGCGCGAGCGCGACGTCGATCCGGTGGGCGCCTGCGTCGGCATGAAGGGCACCCGCGTGCAGGCCATCATCCGCGAGCTGCGCGGCGAGAAGATCGACATCGTCGACTTCTCCGACGACCCGGTCCAGTTCGTGATGAACGCGCTCAGCCCGGCCAAGGTGCAGCGCGTGACCATCGTCAGCGACCTGGACAAGGTCATGGAAGTGGTCGTCGAAGACAGCCAGCTGTCGCTCGCCATCGGCAAGAAGGGCCAGAACGTGCGGCTCGCGGCGAAGCTGACCGGCTGGCGCATCGACATCAAGAGCGAAGAAGAGAAGCGCAAGGAAGTCGAGGCGGAGTTCGGCGCGATCGAAGCCGCGAGCGCCGAAGCCGACGCCCCCATCGAGGGGGAGACCGCAGCGGTCGAGGGCGAGGCCGTCGCGGTTGAGGGCGAGCCGGCGAGCGCGGACGTGGTCGCCGACGAGCCGGCCGCCGAAGAAACAAAGTAG
- the rimP gene encoding ribosome maturation factor RimP, producing MSPLERVREMAARIAGSYGLDIFDVELKREGGQHVLRVIVDRPGPASKPEESVSIEDCARVAEELGTLLDVEDVMPGEYTFEVSSPGLDRPLRHADDYRRFAGRWAKVVTSQPVGRQTAFSGRLKGVEGDDVLFESEGKKLVKLPLSLIKRAHLDLEF from the coding sequence TTGAGCCCGCTCGAACGCGTCCGCGAAATGGCGGCCCGCATCGCCGGGTCCTACGGCCTCGACATTTTTGATGTCGAGTTGAAACGAGAAGGTGGCCAGCATGTGCTGCGGGTCATCGTCGATCGGCCGGGGCCTGCGTCGAAGCCGGAAGAAAGTGTGAGCATCGAAGACTGCGCGCGCGTCGCCGAGGAATTGGGCACGCTGCTCGACGTCGAGGATGTGATGCCCGGTGAGTACACCTTCGAGGTGTCGTCACCGGGTTTGGACCGGCCCTTGCGGCACGCCGACGATTACCGGCGGTTCGCCGGGCGCTGGGCCAAGGTCGTGACCTCGCAGCCGGTCGGGCGCCAAACGGCGTTCTCGGGACGGCTGAAAGGCGTCGAGGGAGACGACGTACTGTTCGAGTCGGAGGGCAAGAAGCTGGTGAAGCTGCCGTTGAGCCTCATCAAGCGCGCCCACCTCGACCTGGAGTTTTAG
- the rimO gene encoding 30S ribosomal protein S12 methylthiotransferase RimO: MKIGFVSLGCPKNLVDSEVMLGMAEKDGHEITADASQADVLVVNTCAFIDRAKQESIDTILEMAELKKQVPGRKLVVTGCMAERYRDELKKAIPEIDAIYGTGEVEGLAGFMAGQVREPGAAVPMTFHKKPVFGVDLPTYIYDANTPRKRVTPGHYAYVKIAEGCDYKCAFCIIPKMRGHYRSRPIDSIVQEAHQLAAQGVKELLLISQDSTFYGIDRGERGALPKLLTALNEVDGIEWIRLLYLYPTTINDEVIDAIADLDKVVKYIDLPLQHASDAVLKRMKRPGTRKSYVRLLENIRARIPNVALRTTFIVGFPGETADDFAELEAFISEIGFDHVGVFTYSHEEGTSAHDLKDDVPAATKRKRQDRLMARQRDIVAARQQSRLGEKTRLVVDGPSPEHELVLQGRLPGQAPDIDPVVYLTECDPSSFPMGTFVDVEIVGAQDYDLIARPL; the protein is encoded by the coding sequence ATGAAGATAGGGTTCGTCTCCTTAGGGTGTCCCAAGAATCTCGTCGACTCCGAGGTCATGCTCGGCATGGCCGAGAAGGACGGGCACGAGATCACCGCGGATGCGTCGCAGGCCGACGTGCTCGTGGTGAACACCTGCGCCTTCATCGATCGCGCCAAGCAGGAATCCATCGACACCATCCTCGAGATGGCCGAACTCAAGAAGCAGGTGCCCGGCCGCAAGCTGGTGGTCACCGGCTGCATGGCCGAGCGCTACCGCGACGAGCTCAAGAAGGCAATTCCCGAGATCGACGCGATCTACGGCACGGGTGAAGTCGAAGGGCTTGCCGGGTTCATGGCGGGCCAGGTGCGCGAACCGGGCGCCGCAGTGCCGATGACGTTCCACAAGAAGCCCGTCTTCGGCGTGGACCTGCCCACCTACATTTACGACGCCAACACCCCGCGCAAGCGCGTCACTCCTGGCCATTACGCCTACGTGAAGATCGCCGAAGGCTGCGACTACAAGTGCGCCTTCTGCATCATCCCGAAGATGCGCGGCCACTATCGCAGCCGGCCGATCGACTCGATCGTGCAGGAAGCGCACCAGCTCGCGGCGCAGGGCGTCAAGGAACTGCTGCTGATCTCGCAGGACAGCACGTTCTACGGCATCGATCGTGGCGAGCGCGGCGCGCTGCCGAAGCTGCTCACGGCGCTCAACGAGGTGGACGGCATCGAGTGGATCCGCCTCCTGTACCTCTACCCCACCACCATCAACGACGAAGTGATCGACGCCATTGCCGATCTCGACAAGGTGGTGAAGTACATCGACCTGCCGCTGCAGCACGCGTCTGACGCGGTGCTCAAGCGGATGAAGCGTCCCGGCACCCGCAAGTCGTACGTGCGGCTGCTCGAGAACATCCGCGCCCGCATCCCGAACGTCGCCCTCCGCACCACCTTCATCGTCGGCTTCCCCGGCGAGACCGCGGACGACTTCGCCGAGCTCGAAGCCTTCATCTCGGAAATCGGCTTCGACCATGTCGGCGTCTTCACGTATTCGCACGAGGAGGGCACCTCGGCGCACGACCTGAAGGACGACGTGCCGGCGGCCACCAAGCGGAAGCGGCAAGACCGGCTGATGGCCCGCCAGCGGGACATCGTCGCGGCCCGCCAGCAGAGCCGGCTCGGCGAAAAGACCCGGTTGGTCGTGGACGGCCCCTCTCCAGAGCATGAGCTGGTCCTCCAGGGCCGCCTGCCGGGCCAGGCCCCCGACATCGACCCGGTGGTCTACCTGACCGAATGCGACCCCTCCAGCTTCCCCATGGGCACCTTCGTGGACGTCGAAATCGTCGGCGCCCAGGATTACGACCTCATCGCCCGCCCCCTCTGA
- the asnS gene encoding asparagine--tRNA ligase, which translates to MQTYINKIGDHVGESVTIKGWLHNRRSSGKIHFIVIRDGTGFLQVVMGKKDVDEATFAVADHLSQESAIIVTGTVRADERAAGGYELIASGLEVVNEAHDYPITPKEHGVDFLMDRRHLWIRAERQTAILRVRHEIINAVRDFFNGQGFILADTPIFTPAACEGTTTLFPVEYFEHEKAYLTQSGQLYNEANAMALGKVYAFGPTFRAEKSKTRRHLTEFWMVEPEMAYADLNDVITLAEGLITSVVARVLDRRAKELKTLERNTSKLEAVKAPFPRLHYDEAAKILLDKGLPFQVGGDFGGTDETVLSEQFDRPVCVTHYPAAIKAFYMKPDPNEMDKALCVDVLAPEGYGEIIGGGQRLDDLDLLLQRIKEHDLPQEAFEWYLDLRRYGSVPHGGFGMGIERCVSWICGLEHVRETIPYPRMLYRIYP; encoded by the coding sequence ATGCAGACATACATCAACAAGATCGGCGACCACGTCGGCGAGTCGGTGACCATCAAGGGCTGGCTGCACAACCGGCGGTCGAGCGGCAAGATCCACTTCATCGTGATCCGCGACGGCACGGGCTTTCTGCAGGTGGTGATGGGCAAGAAGGACGTGGACGAGGCCACCTTTGCCGTGGCGGATCACCTCAGCCAGGAAAGCGCCATCATCGTTACCGGCACGGTCCGCGCCGATGAACGCGCGGCGGGCGGCTACGAGTTGATCGCCAGCGGCCTCGAGGTCGTGAACGAGGCGCACGACTACCCGATCACGCCGAAGGAACACGGCGTCGACTTCCTCATGGACCGGCGCCATCTCTGGATTCGCGCCGAGCGGCAGACGGCGATCCTGCGGGTCCGCCACGAGATCATCAACGCCGTCCGCGACTTCTTCAACGGCCAGGGCTTCATCCTGGCCGACACGCCGATCTTCACGCCGGCGGCATGCGAAGGCACCACCACGCTGTTCCCGGTGGAGTACTTCGAGCACGAGAAGGCCTACCTGACGCAGAGCGGGCAGCTCTACAACGAAGCCAACGCCATGGCGCTCGGCAAGGTCTACGCCTTCGGCCCGACCTTCCGCGCTGAGAAGAGCAAGACGCGGCGGCACCTGACCGAGTTCTGGATGGTCGAGCCCGAGATGGCCTACGCCGACCTGAACGACGTGATCACGCTGGCCGAGGGGCTGATCACCTCGGTGGTGGCGCGCGTGCTGGATCGCCGGGCGAAGGAACTGAAGACGCTCGAGCGCAACACCAGCAAGCTCGAAGCGGTGAAGGCGCCGTTCCCGCGCCTCCACTACGACGAGGCCGCGAAGATCCTGCTCGACAAGGGCCTGCCCTTCCAGGTGGGCGGCGACTTCGGCGGCACCGACGAGACCGTGCTGTCGGAGCAGTTCGATCGCCCGGTGTGCGTGACGCACTACCCCGCCGCGATCAAGGCGTTCTACATGAAGCCGGATCCGAACGAGATGGACAAGGCGCTGTGCGTGGACGTGCTCGCGCCCGAGGGCTACGGCGAGATCATCGGCGGCGGCCAGCGCCTCGACGATCTCGATCTGCTGCTGCAGCGCATCAAGGAGCACGACCTGCCGCAGGAAGCGTTCGAGTGGTACCTCGACCTGCGCCGCTACGGCTCGGTGCCGCACGGCGGCTTCGGCATGGGCATCGAGCGCTGCGTCAGCTGGATCTGCGGGCTGGAACACGTGCGCGAGACCATTCCGTATCCGCGCATGCTCTACCGGATCTACCCATAA
- a CDS encoding sugar phosphate isomerase/epimerase family protein has translation MDRDHLVEIAAHGFDAVEVFAVRDHFDYFDRRAAIALAEWLDDTRLTLHSFHAPIAATYVKGTWQDGYTLAASDEPRRKRAVAETTAVLNVAAVLPYQVLVLHCGVPAPHGLPADNHLPSLIRSLEELSPVAAGVGVRLAVEVIPNGLSTPTSLVELLESDLDADDLGICMDVGHARLMGDVVDAIEACSGHLLTTHLHDNRGRGDDHLVPGQGVVDWDATLLAFQKVGYDGAWMFELAVAAERRPVLERAVKARERFESLLNIGDEMLGPGSDPE, from the coding sequence TTGGACCGGGACCACCTGGTCGAGATTGCGGCACACGGATTCGATGCCGTCGAAGTGTTCGCCGTGCGCGATCACTTCGACTACTTCGATCGCCGCGCCGCCATCGCGCTGGCCGAATGGCTGGACGACACCCGGCTCACGCTGCATTCGTTCCACGCGCCGATCGCGGCCACCTACGTCAAGGGCACGTGGCAGGACGGCTACACGCTGGCCGCGTCGGACGAGCCCAGGCGGAAGCGCGCGGTGGCGGAAACCACGGCGGTGCTGAACGTCGCGGCGGTGCTGCCCTACCAGGTGCTGGTGCTCCACTGCGGCGTCCCGGCGCCGCACGGGCTGCCGGCCGACAACCACCTGCCGTCGCTCATCCGCAGCCTCGAAGAGCTGTCGCCGGTCGCCGCCGGTGTCGGCGTCAGGCTGGCGGTCGAAGTGATCCCGAACGGGTTGTCCACCCCGACGTCGCTGGTCGAACTGCTCGAGAGCGACCTCGACGCCGACGACCTCGGCATTTGCATGGACGTGGGCCACGCCCGGCTGATGGGTGACGTGGTGGACGCGATCGAAGCGTGTTCGGGCCACCTGCTCACGACCCACCTGCACGACAATCGGGGCCGCGGTGACGATCACCTGGTTCCCGGCCAGGGTGTGGTGGATTGGGACGCGACGCTGCTGGCCTTCCAGAAGGTCGGCTACGACGGCGCGTGGATGTTCGAGCTGGCGGTGGCCGCCGAACGCCGCCCGGTGCTCGAGCGCGCGGTGAAGGCGCGTGAACGGTTTGAGTCGCTCCTGAATATCGGCGACGAGATGTTGGGACCGGGGTCCGACCCCGAGTAG
- a CDS encoding phosphotransferase — translation MDPRLEQYLSLQNLTARVTTVMPLTGDASDRRYFRVLIKGEKPIVLALHQGPIDFATMPFVAVARLLQQIPLPVPAILHHSDELGVLGLEDLGDVTLQAHLGAATPAEHAALYRQAVSFIARLQQRGEALRSNAYPPYNIAFDVDKLTWELEFFVKHYLVAYKGAALTGPQREAVRAEWSAIVAELAGEPRVLCHRDYHSRNLMLHDGSLYIIDFQDARMGPDTYDLVSLLRDSYVDLTGAQVDELIAFFLALKGEGRAQDEAGFRRRFDLMALQRNLKALGTFGYMTTTRNNTVYIQYIPRTLSHVKANLARYPRFARLRELLDEWL, via the coding sequence TTGGACCCACGCCTCGAGCAATACCTCAGCCTCCAGAACCTGACCGCCCGCGTGACGACGGTCATGCCCCTGACCGGCGATGCCTCGGATCGCCGCTACTTCCGCGTGCTGATAAAGGGCGAGAAGCCGATCGTCCTGGCCCTGCACCAGGGGCCCATCGACTTTGCGACCATGCCGTTCGTGGCGGTGGCGCGCCTGCTGCAGCAGATCCCGCTGCCGGTGCCGGCCATCCTGCATCATTCGGATGAACTGGGCGTGCTGGGCCTCGAGGACCTGGGCGACGTCACGCTGCAGGCGCACCTCGGCGCCGCCACGCCGGCGGAGCACGCCGCCCTCTACCGCCAGGCGGTGTCGTTCATCGCCCGCCTGCAGCAGCGCGGCGAGGCGTTGCGGTCCAATGCCTATCCGCCCTACAACATTGCCTTCGACGTGGACAAACTGACCTGGGAGCTGGAGTTCTTCGTCAAGCACTACCTGGTCGCCTACAAGGGCGCGGCGCTCACCGGCCCGCAGCGCGAGGCGGTGCGCGCCGAGTGGTCGGCGATCGTCGCGGAACTGGCCGGCGAGCCCCGCGTGTTGTGCCATCGCGACTACCACAGCCGCAACCTGATGCTGCACGACGGGTCGCTCTACATCATCGACTTCCAGGACGCGCGCATGGGCCCCGACACCTACGACCTGGTGTCGCTGCTCCGCGACTCGTACGTGGATCTCACGGGCGCGCAGGTGGACGAGCTGATCGCCTTCTTCCTGGCGCTGAAGGGCGAGGGCCGCGCCCAGGACGAGGCCGGGTTCCGGCGCCGGTTCGACCTGATGGCCCTGCAGCGCAACCTCAAGGCGCTCGGCACCTTCGGCTACATGACGACGACGCGCAACAACACGGTGTACATCCAGTACATCCCGCGCACGCTCAGCCATGTGAAGGCCAACCTGGCCAGGTACCCGCGCTTCGCGCGGCTGCGGGAACTGCTCGACGAGTGGCTATAG
- a CDS encoding sugar phosphate nucleotidyltransferase has protein sequence MSSLSRWPALVLTAGLGTRLQPLSSVRAKAALPVAGEALVVRILRALRAAGVTRVVLNLHHRAETIAREVGDGSGVGLGVRYSWEPDVLGSAGGPARALPLLDADRFLIVNGDTLAGVDLPALAAQHVNTNALVTMAVVDGDPKYNGIIADEAGIVRGFGREPGAYHFIGIQAANAAAFAGVSPNHKSETVHGMYPGLIAQRQGNVRVMRTTAEFFDIGTPRDYLATALAIAAREGRPADRGPGCTIAPGVTLTDTILWNHVTIGARASLTRCVVADHVTVPVDAQHVECSLVMRDNRVVAEPF, from the coding sequence ATGAGCAGCCTGTCACGCTGGCCGGCGCTGGTGCTCACCGCCGGCCTGGGCACCCGCCTGCAACCGCTCTCGTCGGTCCGCGCCAAGGCGGCGCTGCCGGTGGCCGGCGAGGCGCTGGTCGTGCGGATCCTGCGGGCGCTCCGCGCCGCGGGCGTCACCCGCGTGGTCCTCAACCTGCATCATCGTGCCGAGACGATTGCACGCGAAGTCGGCGACGGCTCCGGCGTCGGACTCGGCGTGCGCTACTCGTGGGAACCGGACGTGCTGGGGTCCGCGGGCGGCCCGGCGCGGGCCTTGCCGCTGCTCGACGCGGATCGCTTCCTGATCGTCAATGGCGACACGCTGGCCGGCGTTGACCTGCCGGCGCTGGCGGCGCAGCACGTCAACACCAACGCGCTCGTGACCATGGCGGTGGTGGACGGCGATCCGAAGTACAACGGCATCATCGCCGACGAGGCGGGAATCGTCCGCGGGTTCGGCCGCGAGCCGGGCGCGTACCACTTCATCGGGATACAGGCGGCCAATGCGGCGGCGTTCGCGGGTGTCAGCCCCAACCACAAGTCCGAGACCGTGCACGGCATGTATCCCGGCCTGATCGCGCAGCGGCAGGGCAACGTGCGTGTCATGCGGACCACCGCCGAGTTCTTCGACATCGGCACGCCGCGCGACTACCTGGCGACGGCGCTCGCGATCGCCGCGCGCGAAGGCCGGCCGGCCGACCGCGGCCCGGGCTGCACGATCGCGCCCGGCGTGACGCTCACCGACACCATTCTCTGGAACCACGTCACGATCGGCGCCCGCGCCTCCCTCACCCGCTGCGTCGTGGCCGACCACGTCACGGTGCCGGTGGATGCGCAACATGTCGAATGCTCGCTCGTTATGCGCGACAATAGGGTGGTCGCCGAACCCTTCTGA
- a CDS encoding class IV adenylate cyclase: MALEREIKLRFDSADEARAKILALGATPLHGRRLQEDALLDTEDEALRRQRSTLRVRSEGGKSILTFKGPPLPGIVKLREEHETIVADGAALLTILESLGLHIWFRYEKYREEFEADDVVMAVDETPMGVFVELEGGEAAIHATARALGRLPSDYISDSYRFLFLQHRDANGLAGSDMVFAGLATVAPVAKVGHADE, encoded by the coding sequence GTGGCGCTCGAGCGCGAGATCAAGCTTCGTTTCGACAGTGCCGACGAGGCACGGGCGAAGATTCTCGCGCTTGGCGCCACGCCGCTCCACGGCCGCCGCCTCCAGGAAGACGCGCTGCTCGACACCGAAGACGAGGCGCTGCGCCGCCAGCGATCGACGCTGCGCGTGCGATCCGAGGGCGGCAAAAGCATCCTGACGTTCAAGGGACCGCCGCTGCCGGGGATCGTCAAGCTCCGCGAGGAACACGAAACCATCGTCGCCGACGGCGCCGCGCTGCTCACCATTCTCGAAAGCCTCGGCCTCCACATCTGGTTCCGCTACGAGAAGTACCGCGAGGAGTTCGAGGCGGACGACGTGGTGATGGCGGTGGACGAGACGCCGATGGGCGTGTTCGTGGAACTCGAAGGCGGCGAGGCCGCCATTCACGCGACGGCACGCGCGCTCGGCCGCCTGCCGTCCGACTACATCAGCGATTCGTATCGCTTCCTGTTTCTCCAGCATCGCGACGCGAACGGCCTGGCCGGGTCCGACATGGTGTTCGCCGGCTTGGCCACCGTAGCGCCCGTCGCGAAGGTGGGCCACGCCGACGAATGA